From the Lolium rigidum isolate FL_2022 chromosome 2, APGP_CSIRO_Lrig_0.1, whole genome shotgun sequence genome, one window contains:
- the LOC124687760 gene encoding E3 ubiquitin-protein ligase WAV3-like has translation MEGMWRKAKKALGIGLCAHLPVVMGDREDCASERRPSDAFSQDSAALAAAHASAPNTPAQAEAGALLRRSKSGAKSSKKTCAICFDSMKPGHGQALFTAECSHMFHFHCISSSVKHGNYVCPVCRAKWKEIPFNRSVSSIGPRGRSGLNLNRAQLPQQDGYMALLRQVPNHQREAPALRTSEPLEFNDDEPLQLMEAADRCDVRSSRTVEMKTYPEFSGVPQSSSQDDFAVLIHLKAPCANQEQVTSRLVNASSVGYPLSRAPVDLVTVLDVSGSMAGTKLALLKRAMGFVIQHLGPSDRLSVIAFSSTARRLFHLRRMSHSGRQQALQAVNSLGAGGGTNIADALKKAAKVIEDRSYKNPVCSIILLSDGQDTYNISSNVRGTRPDYGSLVPSSILNHTVGIAPVHGFGFGADHDSDALHTIAEVSGGTFSFIEDEGVIQDAFAQCIGGLLSVVVQDMRLTVECVHTGVKIHSIKSGSYLSKVAGDGRNGSIDVGHLYADEERDFLLSVSFPQSREQQTTLLKVVFSYRDPVTNEGVKIQGYEVKILRPKSPTSEPVCMEVDRERNRVRAADSIEAARAAAERGVLSDAVAILEDCRRILSASFSSQNGDRLCMALDAELREMQERMASRQRYESSGRAYLLSGLSSHSWQRATARGDSTDSSSLVYSYQTPSMVQMLQRSQNQLPSPQVPRPQIIVPTRSFMQKPQPR, from the exons ATGGAGGGGATGTGGAGGAAGGCCAAGAAAGCGCTGGGCATCGGCCTGTGCGCGCACCTCCCCGTCGTGATGGGCGACCGGGAGGACTGCGCCAGCGAGCGGCGCCCGTCCGATGCGTTCTCTCAGGActcggcggcgctggcggcggcgcacGCCTCCGCGCCCAACACGCCCGCGCAGGCGGAGGCCGGCGCGCTGCTCCGCAGGTCCAAGTCAGGGGCCAAGTCCTCCAAG AAAACATGTGCAATATGTTTTGATTCCATGAAGCCAGGTCACGGCCAAGCTCTCTTCACTGCTGAATGCTCTCACATGTTCCATTTTCACTGCATCTCCTCCAGTGTAAAACATGGAAATTATGTATGCCCAGTTTGCCGAGCAAAGTGGAAGGAGATACCATTTAATCGCTCAGTATCTTCTATCGGTCCTCGTGGAAGAAGTGGGTTGAATTTGAACCGAGCTCAATTACCCCAACAAGATGGCTACATGGCTCTTCTCCGACAGGTTCCAAACCACCAGAGAGAAGCACCCGCCTTGCGTACTTCTGAGCCATTAGAGTTCAACGATGACGAACCATTGCAGCTGATGGAGGCTGCTGATAGGTGTGATGTTAGATCTAGTAGAACAGTGGAAATGAAGACATATCCAGAGTTCTCGGGGGTTCCACAGTCATCATCTCAAGATGATTTTGCTGTTCTGATCCATCTGAAGGCCCCATGCGCTAACCAAGAGCAGGTCACAAGCAGACTGGTTAATGCATCCTCAGTTGGGTATCCTTTATCTCGTGCTCCTGTTGATCTTGTTACGGTGCTTGACGTTAGCGGCAGTATGGCAGgaaccaaattggcattattaaagcGAGCAATGGGCTTTGTTATTCAACACCTTGGTCCATCTGATCGACTTTCAGTCATTGCTTTCTCTTCTACTGCCAGAAGGCTGTTCCATCTCCGGCGGATGTCCCATTCTGGCCGACAGCAGGCCTTGCAGGCTGTTAACTCACTTGGTGCTGGTGGTGGCACAAATATTGCTGATGCCCTGAAGAAAGCTGCTAAGGTTATTGAGGACCGCAGTTATAAGAACCCAGTGTGCAGTATTATTCTGTTGTCAGATGGTCAAGACACCTATAATATTTCCTCGAATGTTAGGGGAACACGGCCTGATTATGGGTCACTTGTTCCATCTTCCATTCTAAATCACACTGTTGGCATAGCGCCTGTCCATGGATTCGGTTTTGGAGCAGACCATGATTCAGATGCTTTGCACACAATCGCTGAGGTCTCTGGTGGTACATTTTCCTTTATTGAGGATGAAGGTGTGATTCAGGATGCATTTGCTCAGTGCATTGGTGGGCTTCTCAGCGTTGTCGTTCAGGATATGCGCTTAACGGTGGAGTGTGTGCATACTGGTGTTAAAATTCACTCCATCAAATCTGGTAGTTACTTGAGTAAGGTGGCTGGAGATGGGCGAAATGGTTCAATTGATGTTGGACATCTCTATGCTGATGAGGAGAGGGATTTCTTGCTCTCTGTGAGCTTCCCACAATCCCGTGAACAACAGACCACACTTTTGAAGGTTGTCTTTTCCTACAGAGATCCAGTGACAAATGAAGGTGTCAAGATCCAAGGCTACGAGGTGAAGATCCTGAGGCCAAAATCACCCACATCGGAACCTGTTTGCATGGAGGTTGATCGTGAGAGGAACCGAGTCCGTGCCGCCGATTCTATTGAGGCTGCAAGGGCTGCTGCTGAGAGAGGTGTTCTTTCTGACGCAGTGGCTATTCTTGAGGATTGCCGAAGGATACTGTCAGCGTCCTTTTCAAGCCAGAATGGGGACCGTTTATGCATGGCCCTTGATGCAGAGCTGAGGGAGATGCAAGAGAGGATGGCTAGCCGGCAACGCTACGAGTCTTCTGGGAGGGCATACCTGCTCTCTGGACTGAGCTCGCATTCTTGGCAGAGAGCCACGGCACGCGGCGACTCCACAGACAGCAGTTCACTTGTTTACTCCTATCAAACACCATCGATGGTTCAGATGCTGCAGCGCTCGCAGAACCAGTTGCCCTCACCTCAGGTCCCAAGGCCTCAGATCATCGTACCAACGAGGTCATTCATGCAGAAGCCTCAGCCAAGGTAG
- the LOC124687762 gene encoding cytochrome P450 71A1-like: MSPYVVLVAALLALCYVTKKVLGSGSSRLPPSPPSLPLLGHLHLMGRVTHRSLLSLHLRYGGGGGLMFLQLGRRRTLVVSTEAAAADLYKNHDLAFASRLHNAAIDKLYYGSNSNVSFAPYGDAWRRRKKMAVVHLFSPRRAESFAPVRAAEAAALVARARRAAVAGHAVELRELLYGYSNAVVTRAATGAAGATADRIKQLMANSAVFMSGLQAEDVLPDAAAKVVRWATGLEKSLDGQVEAWDKFLSEIIAEHLEKKQGNDGPYQEEDFLDVLLRLREEDTAGLELTDNHIKSIVKDMIAAGTETSSVTLEWAMAELVRNPRAMAKLQHEVTRAAEDDLNKMEYLKAVVKEVLRLHPPAPLLVPHESTEAAVVQGYDIPAKTALFINAWAIGRDPTAWGETAEEFWPERFLGGGSALGVDVRGNDYRLLPFGSGRRLCPGISFALPVLEIALASLVRHFDWEIPGGTCLDMSEAPGLTTPPLVPLRLVPKCKTTASLGLV; the protein is encoded by the exons ATGTCTCCGTACGTCGTCCTCGTCGCGGCGCTCCTCGCCTTGTGCTATGTCACCAAGAAAGTTCTAGGCAGCGGCAGCAGCAGGCTTCCACCCTCGCCGCCGTCGCTCCCGCTGCTCGGCCATCTCCACCTAATGGGCCGCGTGACGCACCGCTCCCTGCTCTCCCTGCACCTCCGGTACGGTGGAGGAGGCGGTCTCATGTttttgcagctcgggcgcaggcgGACGCTGGTGGTATCcacggaggcagcggcggcggaccTGTACAAGAACCACGACCTCGCCTTCGCCTCTCGCTTGCACAACGCCGCGATAGACAAGCTCTACTATGGCTCTAACAGCAACGTCTCCTTCGCGCCCTACGGTGACGCCTGGCGCCGCCGCAAGAAGATGGCTGTTGTCCACCTCTTCTCCCCGCGCCGCGCCGAGTCGTTCGCACCCGTGCGCGCCGCTGAGGCGGCCGCCCTCGTCGCGAGAGCCCGCCGCGCGGCGGTGGCGGGTCACGCCGTCGAGCTGAGGGAGCTCCTCTACGGCTACAGCAACGCGGTGGTCACCCGCGCAGCCACTGGTGCCGCGGGGGCCACGGCCGACAGGATCAAGCAGCTGATGGCGAACTCGGCGGTGTTCATGTCAGGGCTCCAGGCGGAGGACGTTCTTCCGGACGCGGCGGCGAAGGTGGTGAGGTGGGCGACGGGGCTCGAGAAGAGCCTCGACGGGCAAGTCGAAGCCTGGGACAAGTTCCTATCCGAGATAATCGCCGAGCACCTTGAGAAGAAGCAGGGAAACGACGGTCCATATCAGGAGGAGGACTTCCTGGACGTCTTGCTTCGGTTGAGGGAAGAAGACACCGCCGGGCTTGAGCTCACCGACAATCACATCAAAAGCATAGTCAAG GACATGATCGCCGCCGGAACCGAGACATCATCGGTCACGTTGGAATGGGCCATGGCGGAGCTCGTCCGGAACCCacgggcaatggccaagttgcagCACGAGGTGACCCGAGCGGCGGAAGACGATCTAAACAAGATGGAGTATCTCAAAGCGGTGGTGAAAGAGGTGCTCCGCCTCCACCCGCCGGCACCGCTCCTGGTCCCGCACGAGTCGACGGAAGCGGCGGTCGTCCAGGGCTACGACATCCCGGCCAAGACGGCGCTATTCATCAACGCGTGGGCGATCGGGAGGGACCCCACGGCATGGGGAGAGACGGCGGAGGAGTTCTGGCCGGAGCGGTTCCTGGGCGGCGGCAGCGCGCTGGGCGTGGACGTGCGGGGGAACGACTACCGGCTCCTCCCGTTCGGCTCCGGCCGGCGGCTCTGCCCCGGCATCAGCTTCGCGCTGCCGGTGCTGGAGATCGCGCTTGCCAGCCTCGTGCGCCACTTCGACTGGGAGATCCCCGGCGGGACGTGCCTGGACATGAGCGAGGCGCCGGGGCTGACAACGCCGCCGCTGGTCCCGCTGCGCCTCGTCCCCAAGTGCAAGACGACTGCCTCATTAGGCCTTGTGTAA
- the LOC124690331 gene encoding protein CANDIDATE G-PROTEIN COUPLED RECEPTOR 7-like, translated as MGTSVAATVAVAVTVVLVLAGVTHAEIRTTLIVSDARPLILFEQFGFARGGKAALSIRRSAWRLRPGSRLTGVDPTLMGFVLISGAQFPKINNASEYAAADPGGNSGGGGFCVLTSGYAVPMIRLSDVPAGGATSILPIDDPDEYAVVFNNCQEGVEVTLDVRTEMYNVQGGVPDGQRDYLPVGLQPLPNIYTVVSAVYFAFLVVWAWACLRRRATAERIHVVMGALLLFKALKMACAAEDTWYVERTGTPHGWDVAFYVFGFFKGVLLFTVIVLIGTGWSFLKPYLQEREKNVLMIVIPLQVIENLVLVVIGETGPTGRDWVVWNQLFLLVDVVCCCAVFFPIIWSIRALRDASKTDGKAARNLHKLTLFKRFYVVVVGYLYFTRIIVSAFLALLSYRYQWGVNVAVEAASFAFYLFVFYNFHPVEKNPYLYVGDDEEESAGGQLEMDDRAF; from the exons GTCGCCGTTGCCGTCACGGTCGTCCTCGTGCTCGCGGGGGTAACCCATGCCGAGATCAGGACGACACTGATCGTGTCAGACGCGCGGCCCTTGATCCTCTTCGAGCAGTTCGGCTTCGCGCGTGGCGGCAAGGCCGCCCTCTCCATACGCCGCTCGGCATGGAGACTCCGGCCGGGATCACGCCTCACCGGAGTCGACCCCACCCTTATGGGGTTCGTCCTCATTTCCGGAGCCCAGTTTCCCAAGATCAACAATGCGTCCGagtacgccgccgccgatccaggaggcaacagcggcggcggcggtttctgCGTGCTGACGAGCGGATACGCCGTCCCGATGATCCGGCTCAGCGACGTCCCGGCAGGCGGCGCCACCAGTATCCTGCCTATCGACGATCCAGACGAGTACGCGGTCGTGTTCAACAACTGCCAAGAGGGCGTGGAGGTCACCTTGGACGTGCGCACCGAGATGTACAACGTGCAGGGCGGCGTCCCCGACGGGCAGAGAGACTACCTCCCCGTGGGGCTCCAGCCGCTGCCGAACATCTACACCGTCGTGTCGGCGGTGTACTTCGCGTTCCTGGTGGTGTGGGCGTGGGCGTGCCTGCGGAGGCGCGCGACGGCGGAGCGGATCCACGTGGTGATGGGCGCGTTGCTTCTGTTCAAGGCGCTCAAGATGGCGTGCGCGGCGGAGGACACATGGTATGTGGAGCGCACGGGCACGCCGCACGGCTGGGACGTTGCGTTCTACGTCTTCGGTTTCTTCAAGGGAGTCCTGCTCTTCACCGTCATCGTGCTCATCGGCACCGGCTGGTCCTTTCTCAAACCTTACCTCCAG GAACGGGAGAAGAATGTGTTGATGATAGTGATCCCGCTGCAAGTGATCGAGAACCTGGTGCTGGTGGTGATCGGGGAGACCGGGCCCACGGGGCGGGACTGGGTGGTGTGGAACCAGCTCTTCCTGCTCGTCGACGTCGTCTGCTGCTGCGCCGTCTTCTTCCCCATCATCTGGTCCATCCGGGCCCTGCGCGACGCCTCCAAGACCGACGGCAAGGCCGCGCGCAACCTACACAAGCTTACCCTCTTCAAGCGGTtctacgtcgtcgtcgtcggctacCTCTACTTCACCCGAATCATCGTCTCCGCCTTCCTCGCTCTCCTCAGCTACAGGTATCAATGGGGCGTCAATGTCGCCGTCGAGGCCGCAAGCTTCGCATTCTACCTCTTCGTCTTCTACAACTTCCATCCCGTCGAGAAGAACCCATACCTCTACGttggggacgacgaggaggagtcgGCAGGTGGGCAGCTCGAGATGGACGACCGTGCTTTCTGA